A portion of the Etheostoma cragini isolate CJK2018 chromosome 13, CSU_Ecrag_1.0, whole genome shotgun sequence genome contains these proteins:
- the LOC117955643 gene encoding four and a half LIM domains protein 1-like has product MAESSHCFYCREDLGGKRFVRNEGRPVCVRCHTKFCANSCAECHRPIPVESKELSHKGRYWHEECFRCAKCYKPLAKEPFSTKDDRIMCGKCCSREDAPRCHGCYKAILAGTESVEYKGNSWHDECFTCFNCKRTIGSLSFLSKGSDVYCSPCYDKKFAKQCVCCKKAITSGGLNYQDQPWHSHCFVCSSCSKPLAGSSFTNHQDQVFCVDCYKSSVAKKCSGCQNPITGFGKGVNVVNYEGSSWHEYCFNCKRCSLSLSNKRFVAKGKDILCAGCGNK; this is encoded by the exons ATGGCCGAGAGCTCGCACTGTTTCTACTGCCGGGAGGACCTTGGGGGGAAGAGGTTTGTCCGCAACGAAGGCAGGCCGGTGTGCGTCCGCTGCCACACCAAGTTCTGCGCCAACTCCTGCGCCGAGTGCCATCGACCAATCCCTGTTGaatcaaag GAGCTCAGCCATAAGGGCCGGTATTGGCATGAGGAGTGTTTCCGTTGTGCAAAGTGTTACAAGCCTCTGGCTAAGGAGCCCTTCAGCACCAAGGATGACCGCATCATGTGCGGGAAGTGCTGCTCCAGAGAGGATGCTCCACGCTGCCATGGCTGCTATAAAGCAATACTCGCTG GTACAGAGAGTGTGGAGTACAAAGGGAACTCCTGGCACGACGAATGTTTTACCTGTTTTAACTGTAAACGGACAATAGGATCGCTGAGTTTCCTCTCCAAAGGAAGTGACGTTTACTGTAGCCCCTGCTATGACAAGAAGTTTGCCAAACAATGCGTCTGCTGCAAAAAG GCTATAACCTCTGGAGGATTGAACTACCAGGACCAGCCGTGGCACAGCCACTGTTTTGTGTGCAGCTCGTGCTCAAAACCTCTAGCAGGGTCCAGTTTCACCAACCACCAGGACCAGGTCTTCTGTGTCGACTGCTACAAGAGCTCCGTGGCAAAGAAATGCAGCGGCTGCCAAAACCCCATCACAG gtTTTGGTAAAGGAGTGAATGTGGTGAACTATGAGGGCAGCTCCTGGCATGAATACTGCTTCAACTGTAAGAGATGCTCCCTCAGTCTGTCCAACAAGCGCTTCGTAGCCAAGGGGAAGGACATCCTCTGTGCCGGCTGTGGCAACAAGTAG
- the LOC117956001 gene encoding adhesion G-protein coupled receptor G4-like: MTLLQKFLNVFITLSLLISPTTMEQVPQLSLWGEVADFTVGCSHWTLKPQVSIPALQELTVCFNLKFKFQATSPWTAFMYSHPEARYTELGLGGKWGHLVVWLFGTEWTSPKITLHQSQWYSLCLTWTHTKDRPSLYIDGNLVDILAETPPSITSCSKLAPNGTLTLGATHRLVNGDIEIIPFPNPVGKLSLFRLWGRERSIQEVTSLKCTEGNLVKWDRDNWDTQICAPLPDSNLKCEWSIYEVRLMFAIFRSDGNNTELYTARDIAHNWLRKVLPNSIYLHRVSVFEVTRSSKEDSLVKTSHEDRLVRWSPPYNRFDALVHVNVIPSVDVAAVQIEMYKDLKDAYPDPSGQLQLLADVDSIHTTPVGRK; this comes from the exons aTGACTTTGCTTCAAAAATTCCTGAATGTGTTCAtcactctgtctctgctgatcaGCCCCACCACTATGGAGCAAG TCCCTCAGCTCAGTCTATGGGGGGAGGTGGCTGACTTCACCGTTGGGTGCAGCCACTGGACACTTAAACCTCAAGTCTCAATCCCCGCCCTGCAAGAGCTCACAGTCTGCTTCAACCTCAAGTTCAAG TTCCAGGCCACCTCACCATGGACCGCCTTCATGTACAGTCATCCAGAGGCTCGGTATACGGAGTTGGGTTTAGGGGGAAAGTGGGGTCATTTAGTTGTCTGGCTGTTTGGAACTGAGTGGACTTCACCTAAGATCACCCTTCACCAGTCACAGTGGTACTCACTGTGTCTGACCTGGACACATACTAAAGACAGACCGTCCCTATATATCGATGGCAACCTGGTGGACATCCTGGCAG AGACACCTCCTTCCATAACCTCCTGCAGCAAACTGGCCCCAAACGGAACGCTTACTCTGGGTGCAACACACCGCCTTGTCAATGGGGATATTGAGATTATTCCATTTCCCAATCCGGTGGGCAAATTATCTCTGTTTCGGCTATGGGGGCGAGAACGCAGCatacaggaagtgacatcactgAAATGTACAGAGGGGAACCTGGTGAAGTGGGACAGAGACAACTGGGACACTCAGATCTGTGCTCCGCTGCCTGACTCCAACCTGAAGTGTG AATGGTCCATTTATGAAGTGAGACTGATGTTTGCCATTTTCCGTTCCGATGGGAACAACACCGAGCTCTACACGGCCAGAGACATCGCACATAACTgg CTCAGAAAGGTTCTGCCGAACAGCATCTATTTACACAGAGTGTCTGTGTTTGAAGTAACCAG ATCCAGTAAAGAAGACAGCCTTGTAAAAACATCACATGAAGACAGGCTG GTGCGGTGGTCTCCCCCTTATAACAG GTTTGATGCCCTGGTTCATGTCAATGTTATCCCCAGCGTGGATGTGGCAGCTGTGCAGATTGAGATGTACAAGGACCTAAAGGATGCATACCCTGACCCGAGTGGTCAGTTACAGCTGCTGGCTGATGTGGACAGCATACACACCACCCCTGTTGGTAGGAAATAG
- the LOC117955598 gene encoding sodium/hydrogen exchanger 6-like isoform X2, with protein MGFTPRRCLGVKPSKALLLVPFLLTFLLIGSQGESNAMDNVSTERLAEESHRQDSANLLIFIMLLTLTILTIWLFKHRRFRFLHETGLAMIYGLLVGVILRFGIHVPQNMSDVILSCAVNASPATLLVNVSGRFYEYTLKGEVSRGKGLQVQDDEMLRKVTFDTEVFFNILLPPIIFHAGYSLKRRHFFRNIGSILAYAFMGTVISCFVIGLIMYGFVSFMKVVGQLGGDFFFTDCLLFGAIISATDPVTVLAIFNELKVDVDLYALLFGESVLNDAVAIILSSSIAAYQPAGDNSHSFEAMAMLKSFGIFLGVFSGSFALGVATGVMTALVTKFTKLRDFPLLETALFFLMSWSTFLLAEACGFTGVVAVLFCGITQAHYTYNNLSPDSKDRTKQLFELLNFLAENFIFSYMGLTLFSFQSHVFNPMFIIGAFVAVFLGRAANIYPLSFLLNLGRKNKIGYNFQHVMMFAGLRGAMTFALSIRDTATYARQMMFSTTLLIVFFTVWICGGGTTPMLTFMSIPVGIDANQDTSSSAMLDGSQRRNTKHESAWPFRIWYNFDHNYLKPLLTHSGPPLTATLPTCCGPLARCLTSPQAYENEGRLHDDDSDFILNDASVSSMFADVTISTDASGSHSINRSSSTGGGPSDEGLDHELSVAEHEVAIRGTRLVLGDPVEPPSTVTLPPPPSPPCSEPRRHRL; from the exons ATGGGATTTACACCGAGACGCTGTCTTGGTGTTAAACCGTCGAAAGCGCTCCTGTTGGTGCCTTTTCTGTTGACATTCTTGCTCATCGGGAGCCAAGGCGAGAGCAATGCGATGGACAATGTCTCAACTGAGAGGCTGGCTGAGGAAAGCCACCGACAGGACAGTGCCAATCTACTCATATTCATAATGCTTTTAACACTCACCATTTTAACTATATGGCTGTTCAAACACCGGCGATTCAGGTTCTTGCACGAAACCGGACTAGCCATGATCTATG GCCTGCTGGTGGGTGTGATCCTGCGGTTCGGCATCCATGTGCCCCAGAACATGAGTGACGTGATCCTCAGCTGTGCTGTCAACGCCAGTCCCGCTACTCTGCTGGTCAATGTCAGTGGGCGATTCTACGAGTACACTCTGAAGGGGGAAGTCAGCCGGGGCAAAGGTCTTCAAGTGCAGGACGATGAGATGCTGAGAAAG GTGACCTTTGACACAgaagtgttttttaacattttgctgCCTCCCATCATCTTCCACGCTGGTTACAGCCTGAAAAGg AGACATTTCTTCAGAAACATCGGCTCCATCTTGGCCTACGCTTTCATGGGAACAGTTATCTCCTGCTTTGTTATTGG GCTGATTATGTATGGCTTTGTGTCCTTCATGAAAGTTGTGGGCCAGCTTGGGGGAGATTTTTTCTTTACTGACTGCCTCTTATTTGGGGCCATCATTTCAGCAACAGACCCAG TGACGGTGCTGGCTATCTTCAATGAGCTAAAAGTAGATGTGGACCTGTATGCTTTACTCTTTGGGGAGAGTGTCCTCAATGATGCTGTGGCCATCATCCTTTCTTC CTCCATTGCAGCGTACCAGCCTGCAGGAGATAACAGCCACAGCTTTGAGGCCATGGCCATGTTGAAATCCTTTGGCATCTTTCTGGGGGTCTTTAGTGGATCCTTTGCTCTTGGGGTGGCCACTGGAGTCATGACTGCTCTT GTAACCAAGTTCACTAAGCTGAGGGACTTCCCCTTGCTAGAGACGGCTCTCTTCTTCCTTATGTCTTGGAGCACCTTTCTATTGGCTGAGGCCTGCGGGTTCACAG GCGTAGTGGCGGTGCTGTTCTGTGGGATCACTCAGGCTCACTACACCTACAACAATCTCTCCCCTGACTCTAAGGACCGGACCAAACAG TTGTTTGAGCTGCTGAACTTCCTGGCAGAGAACTTCATCTTCTCCTACATGGGTCTGACTCTCTTCTCCTTCCAGTCACACGTCTTCAACCCTATGTTCATCATCGGGGCCTTT GTGGCAGTGTTTCTGGGCAGGGCCGCAAACATCTACCCTTTGTCCTTCCTGCTCAACCTGGGCCGCAAGAACAAGATCGGATACAATTTTCAGCATGTCATGATGTTTGCAG GTCTGCGTGGGGCGATGACCTTTGCTCTTTCTATCCGAGACACAGCGACTTACGCCCGTCAGATGATGTTTTCAACCACCCTCCTAATTGTCTTCTTCACTGTCTGGATCTGTGGAGGGGGCACCACGCCCATGCTGACCTTCATGAGCATACC GGTGGGCATAGATGCTAATCAAGACACCTCT AGTTCAGCGATGTTGGATGGGTCCCAGCGGAGGAACACCAAACATGAGAGCGCCTGGCCCTTCAGGATCTGGTATAACTTTGACCACAA CTACCTGAAGCCCCTCCTGACCCACAGCGGACCCCCTCTGACTGCTACTCTGCCTACTTGTTGTGGCCCGCTGGCACGATGCCTCACCAGCCCACAGGCCTATGAG AACGAAGGCCGGCTCCACGACGATGACTCCGACTTCATCCTGAACGATGCCAGCGTGAGCTCCATGTTCGCCGACGTCACCATCAGCACGGACGCATCCGGATCCCACAGCATCAACCGCTCCTCCAGCACCGGGGGTGGCCCGTCTGATGAAGGTCTGGATCATGAGCTCTCCGTGGCGGAACATGAAGTGGCTATCAGGGGCACCCGCCTGGTCCTGGGTGACCCAGTGGAGCCCCCGAGCACTGTCACCTTGCCCCCGCCACCCTCCCCGCCATGCTCGGAGCCTCGCAGGCACAGACTGTAA
- the LOC117955598 gene encoding sodium/hydrogen exchanger 6-like isoform X1 — protein sequence MGFTPRRCLGVKPSKALLLVPFLLTFLLIGSQGESNAMDNVSTERLAEESHRQDSANLLIFIMLLTLTILTIWLFKHRRFRFLHETGLAMIYGLLVGVILRFGIHVPQNMSDVILSCAVNASPATLLVNVSGRFYEYTLKGEVSRGKGLQVQDDEMLRKVTFDTEVFFNILLPPIIFHAGYSLKRRHFFRNIGSILAYAFMGTVISCFVIGLIMYGFVSFMKVVGQLGGDFFFTDCLLFGAIISATDPVTVLAIFNELKVDVDLYALLFGESVLNDAVAIILSSVLLRLEKQGGRGAGTVHSSGDDGPVWAEGAEEWLVENQTWTPRSIAAYQPAGDNSHSFEAMAMLKSFGIFLGVFSGSFALGVATGVMTALVTKFTKLRDFPLLETALFFLMSWSTFLLAEACGFTGVVAVLFCGITQAHYTYNNLSPDSKDRTKQLFELLNFLAENFIFSYMGLTLFSFQSHVFNPMFIIGAFVAVFLGRAANIYPLSFLLNLGRKNKIGYNFQHVMMFAGLRGAMTFALSIRDTATYARQMMFSTTLLIVFFTVWICGGGTTPMLTFMSIPVGIDANQDTSSSAMLDGSQRRNTKHESAWPFRIWYNFDHNYLKPLLTHSGPPLTATLPTCCGPLARCLTSPQAYENEGRLHDDDSDFILNDASVSSMFADVTISTDASGSHSINRSSSTGGGPSDEGLDHELSVAEHEVAIRGTRLVLGDPVEPPSTVTLPPPPSPPCSEPRRHRL from the exons ATGGGATTTACACCGAGACGCTGTCTTGGTGTTAAACCGTCGAAAGCGCTCCTGTTGGTGCCTTTTCTGTTGACATTCTTGCTCATCGGGAGCCAAGGCGAGAGCAATGCGATGGACAATGTCTCAACTGAGAGGCTGGCTGAGGAAAGCCACCGACAGGACAGTGCCAATCTACTCATATTCATAATGCTTTTAACACTCACCATTTTAACTATATGGCTGTTCAAACACCGGCGATTCAGGTTCTTGCACGAAACCGGACTAGCCATGATCTATG GCCTGCTGGTGGGTGTGATCCTGCGGTTCGGCATCCATGTGCCCCAGAACATGAGTGACGTGATCCTCAGCTGTGCTGTCAACGCCAGTCCCGCTACTCTGCTGGTCAATGTCAGTGGGCGATTCTACGAGTACACTCTGAAGGGGGAAGTCAGCCGGGGCAAAGGTCTTCAAGTGCAGGACGATGAGATGCTGAGAAAG GTGACCTTTGACACAgaagtgttttttaacattttgctgCCTCCCATCATCTTCCACGCTGGTTACAGCCTGAAAAGg AGACATTTCTTCAGAAACATCGGCTCCATCTTGGCCTACGCTTTCATGGGAACAGTTATCTCCTGCTTTGTTATTGG GCTGATTATGTATGGCTTTGTGTCCTTCATGAAAGTTGTGGGCCAGCTTGGGGGAGATTTTTTCTTTACTGACTGCCTCTTATTTGGGGCCATCATTTCAGCAACAGACCCAG TGACGGTGCTGGCTATCTTCAATGAGCTAAAAGTAGATGTGGACCTGTATGCTTTACTCTTTGGGGAGAGTGTCCTCAATGATGCTGTGGCCATCATCCTTTCTTC TGTTCTCCTCCGCTTGGAGAAGCAGGGTGGGCGGGGGGCTGGAACTGTGCACTCCTCGGGAGATGATGGCCCAGTCTGGGCAGAGGGGGCGGAGGAATGGCTGGTAGAAAACCAGACATGGACTCCccg CTCCATTGCAGCGTACCAGCCTGCAGGAGATAACAGCCACAGCTTTGAGGCCATGGCCATGTTGAAATCCTTTGGCATCTTTCTGGGGGTCTTTAGTGGATCCTTTGCTCTTGGGGTGGCCACTGGAGTCATGACTGCTCTT GTAACCAAGTTCACTAAGCTGAGGGACTTCCCCTTGCTAGAGACGGCTCTCTTCTTCCTTATGTCTTGGAGCACCTTTCTATTGGCTGAGGCCTGCGGGTTCACAG GCGTAGTGGCGGTGCTGTTCTGTGGGATCACTCAGGCTCACTACACCTACAACAATCTCTCCCCTGACTCTAAGGACCGGACCAAACAG TTGTTTGAGCTGCTGAACTTCCTGGCAGAGAACTTCATCTTCTCCTACATGGGTCTGACTCTCTTCTCCTTCCAGTCACACGTCTTCAACCCTATGTTCATCATCGGGGCCTTT GTGGCAGTGTTTCTGGGCAGGGCCGCAAACATCTACCCTTTGTCCTTCCTGCTCAACCTGGGCCGCAAGAACAAGATCGGATACAATTTTCAGCATGTCATGATGTTTGCAG GTCTGCGTGGGGCGATGACCTTTGCTCTTTCTATCCGAGACACAGCGACTTACGCCCGTCAGATGATGTTTTCAACCACCCTCCTAATTGTCTTCTTCACTGTCTGGATCTGTGGAGGGGGCACCACGCCCATGCTGACCTTCATGAGCATACC GGTGGGCATAGATGCTAATCAAGACACCTCT AGTTCAGCGATGTTGGATGGGTCCCAGCGGAGGAACACCAAACATGAGAGCGCCTGGCCCTTCAGGATCTGGTATAACTTTGACCACAA CTACCTGAAGCCCCTCCTGACCCACAGCGGACCCCCTCTGACTGCTACTCTGCCTACTTGTTGTGGCCCGCTGGCACGATGCCTCACCAGCCCACAGGCCTATGAG AACGAAGGCCGGCTCCACGACGATGACTCCGACTTCATCCTGAACGATGCCAGCGTGAGCTCCATGTTCGCCGACGTCACCATCAGCACGGACGCATCCGGATCCCACAGCATCAACCGCTCCTCCAGCACCGGGGGTGGCCCGTCTGATGAAGGTCTGGATCATGAGCTCTCCGTGGCGGAACATGAAGTGGCTATCAGGGGCACCCGCCTGGTCCTGGGTGACCCAGTGGAGCCCCCGAGCACTGTCACCTTGCCCCCGCCACCCTCCCCGCCATGCTCGGAGCCTCGCAGGCACAGACTGTAA